A single Perca flavescens isolate YP-PL-M2 chromosome 2, PFLA_1.0, whole genome shotgun sequence DNA region contains:
- the LOC114548629 gene encoding myelin-oligodendrocyte glycoprotein-like isoform X1, translating into MCVSPGEHRVVCPTLVEAVEGDAVTLGGSLSPPLNLTPYTLDLKRLDLRDDLVHVYRHGQDHFPPQSHHYRGRTTLIHEDLIGGTVTLHISSVNLSDSGPYQVYVPDLKARCEFYLTVERKANGTKRNDFSTSGPPVGEETESDHRGDGENRKTARAVILPSLLLLGTLLVLVLVLMRGEIKSCIERLRGRKEQEPETAGNGCEMKNLNMEAAKGDEDLERAAGNGNVLL; encoded by the exons ATGTGTGTTTCTCCAGGAGAGCATCGTGTGGTGTGTCCGACTCTGGTCGAGGCAGTAGAAGGTGATGCTGTTACTCTGGGGGGTTCTCTGAGTCCTCCGCTCAACTTGACTCCTTACACGTTGGATCTGAAGAGACTTGACCTCCGTGACGATCTGGTCCACGTCTACCGACATGGACAGGACCATTTCCCTCCACAGAGTCATCACTACAGAGGCAGAACAACTCTGATCCATGAGGACCTGATCGGAGGAACCGTGACGCTGCACATCTCCTCAGTAAATCTGTCTGACTCTGGACCGTACCAAGTCTACGTCCCAGACCTGAAAGCCCGCTGTGAATTTTACCTCACTGTTG aaagaaaagcgAACGGGACAAAGAGAAATGATTTCAGCACATCTGGACCTCCAGTGGGAGAAGAGACCGAGTCAGACCATCGGGGGG ATGGTGAGAACAGGAAGACTGCCCGTGCTGTTATCCTtccctctctgctcctcctcgGGACTCTCCTGgtcctggttctggttctgatgAGAGGAGAGATCA agAGTTGCATCGAGAGGctcagaggaaggaaggagcaaGAACCAGAGACAGCAGGGAATGGATGTGAGATGAAAAACCTGAACATGGAAGCAGCAAAAGGAGATGAAGACCTGGAGAGAGCTGCAGGAAATGGAAACGTCTTACTGTAG